The genomic stretch TCGCCGACCGCAGCGTTTCGAAGAATTTATCGTCGCGTGCGAGATGGATGCACGAGGCCGCAAAGGACTTGAGCAGCGCAGTTATCCACAGGCCGATTACCTGCGCGGTGCAGCCAGCGCTGCTCGGGGTGTTGCGGTTCAGCCGCTGCTGGAGAAGGGCTTCCAAGGCCCCGAACTGGGCGAAGCGCTCAAGCGCGAACGGCTCAAGGCGTTGAAGGCTTACAAGGAATCAGCGTCTTCCTGAGAACATCTGACGCCATCGCGATGGCTGCTCGCGATGGCGTCAGTCAGCTCAACAGATCTGAAGGCGTGAGCTGAATACCGCGCCATTCAAACCCGACCGGTGCCAACACCTGATCGATTTGCGCCTCGGCCCACAACGTGGCAAAACTTTTTCCCACGCCTGGATGTACCCGATCCGGCGCAATCAGCGACAGCGGCCACAGCACAAAGGCATTTTTCAGAATTTCGGCCCGGGGCAGGATCAGCCCGTCGAAATTGCCTGCCAGCTCGCCGTACAGCAAGACGTCGATATCCAGCGGCAACCCCTTGCGATCCGGGGCATAACGACCGTTATCCGCCTCGATGAATTTCAGCCGACGATCCAGCTCCATCAACGGCAGATCGGTAAACGCCGAGACCACGAAGTTGTAGAAAGGCCCGCTCTTGATCCCCACCGGCTGGCTTTCGAACACCGCCGAACAGCGGATATCCACCAGAAAACCGGCCAGGGCATCCAGACCTGCGCGCAAATGGGTTTCGCGCTCGATATTGCTACCGAGCCCGAGATAGACCTGAGTCAGCGACATCCGCGCTCGATCTCCACGCCCACACCACCCTTGGCGGCCGGGACCGCGCCAGGCTTGGTCAGCTTCAGTCGCACCCAGGTAATCTTGAATTCGTTCATCAGCACTTCGACCAGACGCTCGGCGAAGGTCTCGACCAGTTGATACTGGGATTGCTCGGCAAAGGCCTGGATCCGCGTGGAAACACTGGCGTAATCGAGTGCCAGGGTCAGGTCGTCACCGGCAGCAGCCGGGCGATTGTCCCAGGCGAAGCTCAGATCAAGGCGCAGGCACTGTCGGATGCCGCGCTCCCAGTCGTAGGCACCGATCACGGTGTCGACTTCCAGGCCCTCGATAAACACTCTGTCCAAGCACTTTTCTCCGCTGCACGACAAGGGCGCAATGCGCCGTTAGAATCAGGGCGTCCTCGCCCGGAATAGTTAGCATGTTTTGGTTACTGGCGATCCTCGCCTACCTGCTCGGCTCGCTGTCCTTCGCCATTTTGCTCAGCCGCCTGACCGGAAATCCGGACCCGCGAATGAGTGGCTCGGGTAATGCCGGTGCCACCAACATGCTGCGCCTGGCCGGTCGCAAACTCGCGATCCTGACCCTGCTGGGTGATCTGTGCAAAGGCCTGCTACCGGTGCTGATCGCTTCGGCAGCGGGCCTTCCACTACAGGATCAGGCCTGGATCGGCGTCTGCGCCGTGATCGGTCACCTGTTCCCGCTGTACTTCCGTTTCCGCGGCGGCAAGGGCGTTGCCACGGCGGCCGGCATGCTGCTGGGCCTGTATTCGCCTGCCGCGCTGCTGGCCGTGTGTGCCTGGCTGCTGACGTTCTACCTGACCCGCACCAGCTCGCTGGCAGCGCTGATCGCCACGCCCCTGACCCTGCCATTACTGGCCTGGCAGGAACCGGAGGCGCTGCTGCCGATGAGCACGCTGACGCTGCTGATCGTCTGGCGCCACCGGGGCAATCTACGCGACCTGTTTGCCGGGCGCGAACGGCATTTTTAAATACCGCACGTGAGCGCCACTCATTACAGTGCCGACAACTGCTCCATCGGCCAGCGCGCCTGCACGCTGATCGCCAGGCTTTCCTGCTGGCCAGCCTGCAAACGCTGGCAACCGGCAAACGCAATCATTGCGCCATTGTCGGTGCAGAATTCTGGACGGGCATAGAACACATCGCCCTTCATGTCGCCGAGCATTTTCTCCAGCGATACACGCAACGCCTTGTTGGCGCTGACGCCGCCAGCGATCACCAGACGCTTCATGCCGGCCTGCTTCAACGCACGCTTGCACTTGATGGTCAAAGTCTCCACCACGGCCTGCTGGAACGCCAGCGCGATGTCGCAACGGGCTTGCTCGCTGTCGTCCCCGGCGCTGACGCACTGCTGCCAGGTATTGAGGGCAAAGGTCTTCAAGCCACTGAAGCTGAAATCAAGGCCTGGGCGATCGCACATCGGACGCGGGAAGGTGAAACGTCCTGCGACGCCCTTCTCCGCCAATTTGGCGATTTCCGGGCCGCCCGGGTAGTTGAGGCC from Pseudomonas allokribbensis encodes the following:
- the folK gene encoding 2-amino-4-hydroxy-6-hydroxymethyldihydropteridine diphosphokinase; the encoded protein is MSLTQVYLGLGSNIERETHLRAGLDALAGFLVDIRCSAVFESQPVGIKSGPFYNFVVSAFTDLPLMELDRRLKFIEADNGRYAPDRKGLPLDIDVLLYGELAGNFDGLILPRAEILKNAFVLWPLSLIAPDRVHPGVGKSFATLWAEAQIDQVLAPVGFEWRGIQLTPSDLLS
- the folB gene encoding dihydroneopterin aldolase; its protein translation is MDRVFIEGLEVDTVIGAYDWERGIRQCLRLDLSFAWDNRPAAAGDDLTLALDYASVSTRIQAFAEQSQYQLVETFAERLVEVLMNEFKITWVRLKLTKPGAVPAAKGGVGVEIERGCR
- the plsY gene encoding glycerol-3-phosphate 1-O-acyltransferase PlsY, encoding MFWLLAILAYLLGSLSFAILLSRLTGNPDPRMSGSGNAGATNMLRLAGRKLAILTLLGDLCKGLLPVLIASAAGLPLQDQAWIGVCAVIGHLFPLYFRFRGGKGVATAAGMLLGLYSPAALLAVCAWLLTFYLTRTSSLAALIATPLTLPLLAWQEPEALLPMSTLTLLIVWRHRGNLRDLFAGRERHF